A window from Chryseobacterium vaccae encodes these proteins:
- the dnaB gene encoding replicative DNA helicase, with translation MAQKETLSSLTHGNFAKELSIADGKMPPNAVDFERLVIGTFLIDKKGLDHSIDLLTPEVFYDPRHQIIFSSILKLYEGNHPVDLMTIIQDLKKTDKLIQAGGDHYIIDLTMGVSSSAHIEYHVRVILEKYILRSLINVSANVIDSSYKESTDVFELLDKAEQSFFEITNGTIKKGFDTANSLVKQAIDTIKSLKDKQGLSGVPSGFRDVDKETGGWQNSDLIIIAARPAMGKTAFLLSMARNIAVGHKIPMALFSLEMASVQLITRMIASETRISSEKLRKGTLDDEEWQRLFSNVSELENAPLYIDETPSLSIFDFRAKCRRLVMQHGVRLIMVDYLQLMTAGSGGKGVGNREQEISMISRSLKAIAKELNVPVIALSQLSRSVETRPGKRPQLSDLRESGAIEQDADIVSFIFRPEYYKITVWDNDEEGQETSTENQAELIIAKHRNGATADVRLSFLKHFAKFGDIEAALDGGAGGYPSNFGSNEPSGFDKIKTTIQPGAAFDLPDSSKLSGSSMNDFDDDDDFPF, from the coding sequence ATGGCGCAGAAAGAAACATTATCATCCCTTACCCACGGAAACTTTGCAAAAGAACTGTCAATTGCGGATGGGAAAATGCCTCCTAATGCAGTAGACTTCGAAAGACTGGTAATCGGAACTTTTTTAATTGACAAAAAAGGTCTGGACCACTCTATTGACCTTCTTACTCCGGAAGTTTTTTACGACCCAAGACATCAGATTATCTTTTCTTCGATATTAAAGCTTTACGAAGGCAATCACCCTGTAGACTTAATGACCATTATCCAGGACCTGAAAAAAACAGATAAGCTCATTCAGGCGGGGGGTGATCATTATATCATTGATCTCACTATGGGAGTAAGTTCATCCGCCCATATTGAATACCATGTACGTGTTATTCTTGAAAAATATATTTTAAGAAGTCTCATCAATGTTTCAGCTAATGTGATTGACTCTTCCTATAAAGAATCTACCGATGTATTTGAACTTCTAGACAAAGCTGAACAGTCATTCTTTGAAATCACCAACGGAACCATCAAAAAAGGTTTTGACACCGCCAACTCATTGGTAAAACAAGCTATTGACACCATCAAATCTCTGAAAGACAAACAAGGGCTTTCGGGAGTTCCGTCCGGATTCAGGGATGTAGATAAAGAAACGGGGGGCTGGCAAAATTCCGACCTTATTATTATTGCCGCACGTCCGGCGATGGGTAAAACGGCCTTTCTTCTTTCCATGGCAAGGAATATCGCCGTAGGACATAAAATCCCTATGGCATTATTCTCTCTGGAGATGGCATCCGTACAGCTTATCACCAGAATGATCGCATCAGAGACCAGAATCTCATCTGAAAAACTGAGAAAAGGAACTCTTGATGATGAAGAATGGCAGAGACTATTTTCCAATGTATCTGAACTGGAAAACGCACCACTGTATATTGATGAAACCCCTTCCCTATCTATATTTGACTTCCGTGCCAAATGCCGAAGACTGGTTATGCAGCATGGCGTAAGACTGATCATGGTGGATTACCTTCAGCTGATGACGGCCGGCAGCGGCGGGAAAGGCGTAGGAAACCGTGAACAGGAAATCTCTATGATCTCCCGTTCATTAAAAGCCATCGCAAAAGAATTAAATGTCCCGGTAATTGCACTTTCCCAGCTTTCACGAAGCGTGGAAACACGCCCTGGAAAAAGACCTCAGCTTTCCGATCTAAGGGAATCCGGAGCGATTGAACAGGATGCGGATATCGTATCATTTATTTTCAGACCTGAATATTACAAGATTACGGTATGGGATAATGACGAAGAAGGACAGGAAACCTCTACTGAAAATCAGGCTGAGCTGATCATCGCAAAACACAGAAACGGTGCAACTGCAGATGTAAGATTGTCCTTCCTGAAACATTTTGCAAAATTCGGAGATATTGAAGCAGCTCTTGACGGGGGTGCAGGAGGATATCCGTCTAATTTCGGATCTAATGAACCTAGTGGATTTGACAAGATAAAAACCACTATTCAGCCTGGAGCAGCATTTGATCTTCCGGATAGTTCAAAACTTTCAGGATCATCCATGAATGATTTTGATGATGATGATGATTTCCCTTTCTAA
- a CDS encoding tetratricopeptide repeat protein — MNKLLLILGFLMAGSWASAQVFSDQALQQSVLKLNDASSENDYDTLFKIFSETNTSEKWQANYYAAATMYLKTNFLLSNSPNKNLSESNELANKLATQALASEKNNGEINTLLGLIHFQKFRIKTSTDPQKELKTVTGYMKKAETVLKNNPRLTFLKAELAERSGNKTEAIKLLQKATAEFNTSNSSTGSPNWGKQLVGAN; from the coding sequence ATGAATAAACTTTTATTAATTTTAGGCTTTCTCATGGCTGGCTCCTGGGCATCTGCCCAAGTGTTTTCAGATCAGGCTTTACAACAGTCTGTTTTGAAGCTTAACGATGCCAGTTCAGAAAATGACTATGACACGCTTTTCAAAATATTTTCAGAAACTAACACCTCTGAAAAGTGGCAGGCTAATTATTATGCTGCTGCAACCATGTATCTGAAGACCAACTTCCTTCTGTCAAATTCTCCTAACAAAAACCTTAGCGAATCTAACGAACTGGCGAATAAACTGGCAACTCAGGCTCTTGCGTCTGAAAAGAACAATGGCGAGATTAATACCCTTTTAGGTCTCATTCATTTTCAGAAATTCAGAATAAAGACCTCTACAGATCCTCAAAAGGAACTAAAAACGGTTACAGGATATATGAAAAAAGCAGAAACGGTTTTGAAAAACAATCCAAGGCTTACGTTCTTAAAAGCAGAGCTTGCTGAAAGATCAGGCAACAAAACCGAAGCTATTAAATTGCTTCAAAAAGCAACAGCAGAATTCAATACTTCAAACTCTTCTACCGGCAGTCCAAACTGGGGCAAACAGCTAGTTGGAGCAAATTAA
- the rnhA gene encoding ribonuclease HI — MKIEIYTDGACSGNPGKGGYGILMRVPEKNYQKTFSKGFRKTTNNRMELLAVITALEKLKSTENDIHVYTDSKYVADAINQNWLSGWIKRGWKNVKNPDLWKRFAELYKIHTPKMHWIKGHAGHFENELCDKLAVAAAASADLEVDNYFEGLENNTLF; from the coding sequence TTGAAAATCGAAATATACACTGACGGAGCCTGTAGCGGAAATCCCGGAAAAGGAGGATATGGCATTCTCATGCGTGTGCCTGAAAAAAATTATCAGAAAACTTTTTCCAAAGGTTTCAGAAAAACCACCAACAACAGAATGGAGCTTCTTGCTGTGATTACCGCCTTGGAAAAACTGAAATCAACAGAAAATGATATCCATGTTTATACAGACAGTAAATATGTTGCCGATGCCATCAATCAGAATTGGCTTTCCGGATGGATTAAAAGAGGCTGGAAAAATGTAAAAAATCCGGATCTCTGGAAAAGATTTGCAGAACTCTATAAAATTCATACCCCAAAAATGCACTGGATAAAAGGGCACGCAGGGCATTTTGAGAATGAATTATGTGATAAACTGGCCGTGGCGGCCGCGGCTTCTGCAGATTTAGAAGTTGACAATTATTTTGAAGGGCTGGAAAACAATACACTTTTTTGA
- a CDS encoding T9SS type B sorting domain-containing protein codes for MNKNLLSYIFLLLCFLPGALFSQTYQLAGNPVNTTGWTMVSPTQVNGDFIQLTPDTNSQSGSIRLNDPINLKYCDKWRVEFDFRMDSNQTANGDGIAFWYLANPPATSVQGAGIGVSQNAVGFIVGFDSYNNTTAATMSKVHVAYGQVVNTNDTNNVEFFNVPGSSFHSPDLNSTQPFQGTTFKHVEVTAQVDPAAPANWIVQIKIDNNVICNQSFTPSGAAAAMTIGYFGFSASTGGARSRHSIKNVKIYTDKVPILQPTATQSFCPNPSTGYGSVNLTTFNSQFVSNPSAYTFTYLQGSTPITNPTNFQFNANTTVTVIVKDNAGVLCDNPDGKIQLVLAPFTANDRILTACNNNKSGKAIFNLESANVTGVPGVSKKYYRTLNDLNAGTNEITNPSSYLSPAGSVYVKVTTPLGCTGTAKIDLTFYPDTPVKEATLESCFIETNVTNGIFDLTSADVTSLTDPPKKYYTSIADALAGTNEIMNPNLYMSASTAVFVKITDTNGCFAIAKINLVVLPPVRSSVLKDKIICVDARTNLDAGPGFDGYEWSTGAKTSSIQGVGVGQYWVRLKTGDCITTQLVKVIASANPVITSIEISNTTVIVNVSGGTPPYRYSLDGLNWQDSNTFTGLHRGEAKVHVKDFYNCEPVAIQITVPNLINAITPNGDNINDVIDYSILAYKKNLVFTVYDRYGNKLYEADKMRNFTWDGTASGKKILTGTYWYSISWNENDKNNTATKYSGWILVKNRE; via the coding sequence ATGAATAAAAATTTATTGTCTTATATTTTTCTCCTGTTATGTTTTTTACCAGGAGCTCTATTTTCTCAAACCTATCAACTTGCTGGAAATCCGGTAAATACAACAGGATGGACCATGGTTTCACCCACCCAGGTTAATGGCGATTTTATACAACTGACACCGGATACCAATAGCCAATCCGGATCGATCAGGCTGAACGATCCTATCAATCTGAAATACTGTGACAAATGGAGAGTAGAATTTGATTTCAGAATGGATTCTAACCAGACAGCCAATGGAGACGGAATTGCTTTTTGGTATTTAGCAAACCCCCCGGCTACAAGTGTACAAGGTGCCGGTATTGGAGTTTCTCAAAATGCAGTTGGTTTTATTGTAGGGTTTGACAGTTATAATAATACAACCGCTGCAACAATGAGCAAAGTACATGTTGCTTACGGGCAGGTTGTTAACACAAACGACACGAATAATGTAGAATTTTTCAATGTTCCGGGAAGCTCTTTTCATTCACCGGATCTGAATTCAACCCAGCCTTTTCAGGGTACCACATTCAAACACGTTGAAGTAACGGCTCAGGTAGATCCGGCAGCTCCAGCTAACTGGATTGTACAGATAAAAATTGATAATAATGTAATCTGCAACCAGTCTTTTACTCCTTCAGGTGCTGCTGCCGCAATGACTATAGGATATTTTGGTTTTTCAGCATCTACAGGAGGTGCAAGATCCAGACATTCCATTAAAAATGTAAAAATCTATACAGATAAAGTTCCTATTCTTCAGCCTACTGCTACACAGTCTTTCTGCCCGAATCCAAGTACCGGATACGGATCTGTAAACTTAACGACTTTCAACTCTCAGTTTGTCAGTAATCCATCAGCGTATACCTTCACCTATTTACAGGGATCAACACCGATAACCAATCCAACAAACTTTCAGTTCAACGCCAACACAACCGTTACTGTTATTGTAAAAGACAACGCCGGAGTATTGTGTGATAACCCGGATGGAAAGATTCAGCTGGTACTTGCACCATTCACTGCTAACGACAGAATCCTTACCGCCTGTAATAACAATAAATCAGGAAAGGCAATTTTCAATCTTGAATCCGCCAACGTAACTGGTGTTCCGGGTGTTAGCAAAAAATATTACAGAACCCTCAATGACTTAAATGCCGGGACAAACGAAATTACGAATCCTTCCAGCTATCTGTCTCCCGCCGGATCAGTATATGTAAAAGTAACAACTCCTCTGGGATGTACAGGAACAGCTAAAATCGATCTTACATTCTACCCGGATACACCTGTAAAAGAAGCCACTCTGGAGTCCTGCTTCATAGAAACCAATGTTACGAATGGAATATTTGATCTTACTTCTGCTGATGTAACTTCATTAACAGATCCGCCAAAAAAATATTATACAAGTATCGCAGATGCTCTGGCTGGTACCAACGAGATCATGAATCCCAATCTGTATATGTCCGCAAGCACCGCTGTATTTGTAAAGATAACAGATACCAATGGATGTTTTGCCATTGCAAAAATCAACCTTGTTGTACTTCCTCCGGTGAGATCCTCAGTTTTAAAAGATAAAATCATCTGTGTGGATGCCAGAACCAATCTTGATGCCGGCCCAGGCTTCGATGGCTATGAATGGAGTACAGGAGCAAAAACCTCTTCTATCCAAGGAGTGGGTGTTGGCCAGTATTGGGTAAGGTTAAAAACAGGTGACTGTATCACCACCCAATTAGTTAAGGTCATTGCTTCTGCTAATCCTGTTATTACCAGTATAGAGATCAGCAATACAACCGTTATAGTGAATGTATCAGGAGGTACTCCTCCCTACAGATATTCTCTGGATGGCCTCAACTGGCAGGATTCAAATACTTTCACAGGACTGCACAGAGGAGAAGCTAAAGTACATGTAAAAGATTTCTATAACTGTGAACCTGTAGCGATACAGATCACCGTTCCAAATCTGATCAATGCCATCACTCCTAACGGGGACAACATCAACGACGTAATTGACTACTCTATACTTGCTTACAAGAAGAATCTGGTGTTCACCGTATATGACAGATACGGCAATAAACTATATGAAGCCGATAAAATGAGAAACTTCACATGGGATGGAACAGCATCAGGAAAAAAGATCCTTACAGGAACTTACTGGTACAGCATCTCATGGAATGAAAATGACAAGAACAATACCGCTACAAAATATTCTGGCTGGATATTGGTAAAAAACAGAGAATAA
- a CDS encoding T9SS type B sorting domain-containing protein, whose translation MKKALLVFLIIFSHILYAQSDCTSAMAVCGNSNISYTPSGHGDIEEELGGCLSVDETFSVWYSFTVETGGTLTFEIVPNNQGDDYDFGVYGPNRPCGNLGGPIRCSYSGTPGNTGLSMTATDTTEGAGGDKWVKYLDVLPGQTYYIVINNHRETANGFQLSWGGTATLSSPFTDPAVQPYPFNPPGIPAANPADPREVIVCTNPAIFDFSTLSTGILNGNPNFRITYHTSQNDALIESNAITTPITINTTGIYYYSISYTDPTNPDNPINKCRQTGKFKFKDGSIVATDATLTQCNNNNAGTATFDLTSANVFGDPTATKKYYPTMFDLNAGTNEITGSSLYQFVSAEGKIFVKVTSQFGCIDVAEITLKFHPVVTVTDAFLRTCFLESNPSLGEFNLTNATVTTVLGATKKYYPSLTDAIDGTNEILAPLTYTAPSGVVFVKVFNNQGCYAIAKVTLTVIAPVKSNVLEDKIICIEDKTTLDAGPGFASYEWSTGATTQSISNVGVGTYWVKLNTGGCITLQKVKVYASEQPVISNVDISSNTITVNVIGGTPAYKYSMDNINWQDSNVFTNLSRGDHKIYVKDAYDCDPLEIGVVVPNLVNVITPNGDGVNDVIDYSAMAGKQNLIFSIFDRYGTKIHQADKTNGYKWDGTVGGLKIPTGTYWYSVTWNENDKKNTSFKFSGWVMVKNRE comes from the coding sequence ATGAAAAAAGCATTACTTGTTTTCTTAATTATATTTTCGCATATCCTATATGCACAGTCAGACTGTACCTCTGCAATGGCAGTCTGTGGAAACTCCAATATTTCCTACACCCCAAGCGGCCACGGAGACATTGAAGAAGAACTGGGAGGATGTCTGTCTGTAGATGAAACATTTTCTGTATGGTATTCTTTTACTGTAGAGACAGGCGGAACCCTTACCTTTGAAATTGTCCCTAATAATCAGGGCGACGATTATGATTTCGGGGTATATGGTCCTAATAGGCCGTGTGGTAATTTAGGAGGTCCTATCCGTTGTTCATATTCAGGAACCCCTGGAAATACCGGCCTTAGTATGACTGCAACCGATACTACAGAAGGTGCGGGCGGAGACAAATGGGTTAAATACCTTGATGTACTTCCCGGACAGACTTATTATATCGTAATTAACAATCACAGGGAAACTGCTAACGGATTCCAATTATCATGGGGAGGAACAGCTACTCTATCTTCTCCGTTTACAGATCCTGCTGTGCAGCCTTATCCATTCAATCCACCAGGAATTCCGGCTGCAAATCCAGCAGATCCAAGAGAAGTAATTGTTTGTACCAATCCGGCGATTTTTGACTTTTCAACGTTATCAACAGGTATACTTAATGGTAATCCTAACTTCAGAATTACTTATCATACAAGCCAGAATGACGCCCTGATCGAAAGCAATGCAATTACCACTCCTATTACAATTAATACTACAGGTATTTACTATTACAGTATTAGCTATACTGATCCTACGAATCCGGACAACCCAATCAACAAATGCAGGCAGACCGGTAAGTTTAAATTTAAGGATGGAAGCATTGTTGCTACCGATGCCACACTTACTCAGTGTAACAATAATAATGCGGGTACTGCAACGTTTGATCTGACCTCAGCCAATGTATTTGGAGATCCAACAGCAACTAAGAAATACTACCCTACTATGTTCGACCTGAATGCAGGTACTAACGAAATTACAGGTAGCTCTCTGTATCAGTTTGTTTCTGCGGAAGGAAAAATTTTCGTAAAAGTAACTTCTCAATTCGGATGTATTGATGTTGCAGAGATCACCCTTAAATTCCACCCGGTAGTTACTGTAACTGATGCTTTTTTAAGAACATGTTTCCTTGAAAGTAATCCTTCTCTTGGAGAATTCAATCTTACCAACGCAACAGTAACCACTGTACTCGGCGCTACGAAAAAATATTACCCTTCACTTACAGATGCAATAGATGGTACTAATGAGATTTTAGCTCCGCTTACTTACACAGCACCAAGCGGTGTAGTATTTGTAAAAGTATTCAACAACCAGGGTTGTTATGCCATTGCTAAAGTGACCTTAACGGTTATTGCACCGGTAAAATCTAATGTTCTCGAAGATAAAATTATCTGTATTGAAGATAAAACTACTCTGGATGCAGGACCTGGGTTTGCCAGCTATGAATGGAGCACAGGAGCGACTACACAATCCATCAGCAACGTGGGAGTAGGAACTTACTGGGTAAAACTGAATACAGGAGGATGTATCACTCTGCAAAAGGTAAAAGTATATGCTTCTGAACAGCCGGTGATATCTAATGTTGATATCAGCAGCAATACCATCACAGTGAACGTGATCGGAGGAACTCCGGCCTACAAATATTCTATGGATAACATCAACTGGCAGGACTCTAATGTATTTACCAACTTATCCAGAGGCGATCACAAAATCTATGTAAAAGATGCTTATGATTGTGACCCTCTTGAAATAGGTGTAGTAGTTCCTAACCTTGTGAATGTAATCACACCAAACGGAGACGGCGTAAATGATGTGATCGATTATTCTGCTATGGCGGGTAAACAAAACCTTATATTCAGTATCTTTGACAGATACGGAACAAAAATCCACCAGGCTGATAAAACCAACGGATACAAATGGGACGGAACCGTAGGAGGTTTAAAAATCCCAACCGGAACTTACTGGTACTCTGTAACCTGGAATGAAAACGACAAAAAGAATACTTCGTTTAAATTCTCAGGATGGGTAATGGTAAAAAACAGAGAATAA
- a CDS encoding T9SS type B sorting domain-containing protein, with translation MKKTLLLFILFLSQVFYSQSDCVTAIPVCGNSNISYDPKGPGVVVDIPKPPNVPANLCLKDGEHFSVWYSFTIGQSGTLTFEITPNVDPNGPHNDANSADYDWAVWGPSPVCGSIESLGSPIRCNYAPRTGDWPYPTGLASPAPNGSYEAPMNVVAGQTYVLLVDNFSHNTLGFSLTWGGTATLASPFNHPTLSPNPFLPPGGAGPTPTSPREVPICSLPSLYDFTTLSNNIVNGNEHFSVTYHRNNNDALTGDAPIETPITVNGTSTYFYRVKYTDPDDPNNALNKCFITGSFKFKEVKITGRDATVLGCNNKEEGTAKFDLTTADIFTGTVTKKYYPTMADLNADTNEITDPANYVSNEKIVYAKLISVHGCTAIAAIRLSFYPVVKLKDAVIEECYLENNTTSSVFNLTLANVGALDADIKKYYKTLEDAVEETNAIQNPENHMTESTVVYVRVTNATQCYSIAKITLTVLPPVKSTVLKDKTICAEAKTTLDAGPGFDGYEWSTGEKTQSISNVGIGVHWVKLKTGKCFTLQMVTVRASQQPVISSVEITNNTIKVNVTGGTAPYKYSIDGLTWQDSDTFTGLPRGENEVYVKDSYNCNPIHITITVPNLINAITPNGDKVNDEIDYSALSYKKNLIFIVYDRYGNKLHEADKFKGYKWDGTAFGKRIPTGTYWYTISWNENDKNSTEIKYSGWILLKNKD, from the coding sequence ATGAAAAAAACACTACTTCTTTTTATCCTATTTCTATCGCAGGTATTTTACTCGCAGTCCGACTGCGTCACTGCAATTCCGGTCTGTGGGAACTCGAATATCTCGTATGACCCTAAAGGACCAGGGGTTGTTGTAGACATACCAAAACCACCGAATGTTCCTGCCAACCTTTGCCTAAAAGATGGTGAGCACTTTTCCGTATGGTATTCGTTTACGATAGGACAATCCGGTACTCTTACATTTGAAATCACCCCAAATGTTGACCCGAACGGACCTCATAATGATGCCAACAGTGCAGATTACGACTGGGCTGTATGGGGACCAAGCCCTGTCTGCGGAAGTATCGAGAGTTTAGGATCTCCTATTCGTTGTAACTACGCACCCAGAACAGGAGACTGGCCTTATCCTACAGGATTGGCATCCCCTGCACCTAACGGTAGTTACGAAGCTCCAATGAATGTAGTAGCCGGCCAGACTTATGTATTACTGGTAGACAACTTCAGTCATAATACTTTAGGGTTCTCATTAACTTGGGGAGGAACAGCTACTTTAGCATCACCTTTCAACCACCCGACACTTTCTCCTAATCCATTCCTTCCTCCGGGAGGAGCGGGGCCAACCCCTACTTCTCCTCGTGAAGTGCCAATCTGCTCACTTCCGTCTTTATATGATTTTACTACTCTTAGTAATAATATTGTCAATGGTAATGAACATTTCTCTGTAACGTACCACCGTAATAACAACGATGCTCTTACAGGTGATGCCCCTATCGAAACTCCTATTACTGTAAATGGAACATCTACTTATTTCTACAGAGTAAAGTATACTGACCCTGATGATCCAAACAATGCACTGAACAAATGTTTCATTACAGGAAGCTTTAAATTTAAAGAAGTTAAAATTACCGGCAGGGACGCAACCGTTTTAGGTTGTAATAACAAGGAAGAAGGCACAGCAAAATTCGATCTGACTACCGCAGACATATTCACAGGTACGGTTACGAAGAAGTACTACCCTACCATGGCTGACCTGAACGCAGATACGAATGAGATCACTGACCCGGCTAACTATGTTTCCAATGAAAAAATAGTATATGCAAAATTAATTTCTGTGCATGGATGTACAGCTATAGCCGCTATCAGACTATCATTCTATCCGGTTGTGAAGCTTAAAGATGCTGTTATTGAAGAATGTTATCTTGAAAATAATACTACATCATCTGTATTCAATCTTACCCTTGCAAATGTTGGTGCACTTGATGCAGATATTAAAAAATATTACAAAACGTTAGAGGACGCCGTTGAAGAAACAAATGCTATTCAAAATCCTGAAAATCACATGACTGAAAGTACAGTAGTTTATGTAAGGGTAACGAATGCCACTCAATGTTACTCAATTGCTAAAATCACACTTACAGTACTTCCTCCGGTAAAATCTACCGTATTGAAAGACAAAACAATTTGTGCTGAAGCCAAAACAACATTGGATGCAGGACCTGGATTTGACGGATACGAATGGAGCACTGGTGAAAAGACACAGTCCATCAGCAATGTAGGAATAGGAGTACACTGGGTAAAACTGAAAACCGGAAAATGTTTCACTCTTCAGATGGTAACGGTACGTGCTTCTCAGCAGCCTGTTATCTCTAGTGTGGAAATCACTAACAATACAATCAAAGTAAATGTTACCGGAGGAACAGCACCGTATAAATATTCAATAGACGGTTTAACATGGCAGGATTCTGATACATTTACAGGACTTCCGAGAGGGGAAAATGAAGTATATGTAAAAGACTCATACAACTGTAACCCGATCCATATCACCATTACAGTACCTAACCTGATTAATGCAATTACTCCGAACGGAGATAAAGTAAATGACGAGATTGATTACTCCGCATTATCTTACAAAAAGAATCTGATCTTCATTGTTTATGACAGATACGGAAACAAATTGCATGAAGCAGACAAATTTAAAGGCTACAAATGGGACGGAACGGCATTTGGCAAAAGAATCCCTACAGGAACCTACTGGTACACCATATCATGGAACGAAAATGATAAAAACAGCACTGAAATTAAATATTCAGGCTGGATACTGTTAAAAAATAAAGATTAA